From Schizosaccharomyces pombe strain 972h- genome assembly, chromosome: II, the proteins below share one genomic window:
- the vma7 gene encoding V-type ATPase V1 subunit F, with product MSSQSYRERTLVSVIGDDDTVTGMLLAGTGQVNENGDKNFFIITQKTTDEQIAEAFDDYTTKRKDIAIVLINQFAAERIRDRIENHVQAFPAVLEIPSKDDPYDPEKDSILRRVRKIIGE from the exons ATGTCTTCACAATCATATCGAGAACGGACACTTGTTTCTGTAATTGGAGACGATGATACCGTTACTGGGATGCTTTTAGCTGGAACTGGTCAGGTAAATGAAAACGGTgacaaaaacttttttataattactCAGA AGACTACAGATGAGCAGATTGCTGAAGCTTTTGATGATTATACTACGAAAAGGAAGGATATTGCGATTGTATTGATTAACCAGTTTGCCGCTGAAAGAATACGTGATCGTATTGAAAACCATGTGCAGGCATTCCCTGCTGTATTGGAAATTCCTAGCAAAGACGATCCTTATGATCCTGAAAAGGACAGTATCCTCCGTCGTGTTAGAAAGATCATTGGAGAATAG
- the isa2 gene encoding Fe-sulfur protein Isa2, translated as MLMKSRVNLLFKGPFFFRERCFQTLLNPVIAIRQLSHGSLRNSRSCRIDAKSNTLTKEIFPKINNEFKIKNRFYSSKLANDQFTLQEQCDEKGIPFILYVKDSAKKQLEKIAERKPEENSVLRVTVDGGGCHGYQVSFRMDNKIGNADTVFVRGKARVVADNISLPLISGSEIEYTNELIGSSFQLLNNPRAKTSCGCNVSFDVE; from the exons ATGCTTATGAAATCGCGAGTAAACTTATTGTTTAAAGGaccatttttctttcgaGAACGTTGTTTTCAAACACTCTTAAATCCTGTGATCGCAATTCGACAGCTATCGCATGGATCGCTTAGAAATTCTCGATCATGTAGAATTGATGCGAAATCGAATACATTAACGAAAGAAATATTTcccaaaataaataatgaattcaaaatcaaaaatcgATTTTATAGCTCAAAGCTTGCGAACGACCAATTCACGCTTCAAGAGCAATGTGACGAGAAGGGAATcccttttattttatacgTGAAAGATTCAGCGAAAAAACagttagaaaaaattgcaGAAAGGAAACCAGAAGAAAACTCTGTTTTGCGCGTCACTGTCGATGGTGGTGGATGCCATGGATATCAAGTATCTTTTCGCATGGACAACAAAATTGGAAATGCTGACAC GGTATTTGTGCGTGGAAAAGCCAGGGTTGTTGCTGACAACATTTCATTACCTTTGATAAGTGGCTCTGAAATTGAGTATACAAATGAACTTATTGGTTCCtcttttcaacttttaaaCAATCCACGTGCCAAGACTTCTTGTGGTTGTAATGTCAGTTTTGATGTTGAATGA